The proteins below are encoded in one region of Oncorhynchus nerka isolate Pitt River linkage group LG15, Oner_Uvic_2.0, whole genome shotgun sequence:
- the LOC135560274 gene encoding zinc finger protein 239-like: MMLTRQRTVSPDQNTSNTSRDTPENTHWRETLPLFGLRKSFTQASNLKTHQRRHLGQKLHHCSDCGSNFSTSRGLELHQRTHTGVKPYYCFSCSKSFARLDGLTVHQRTHTGEKPFSCDQCGKRFAQSAHLTVHQRTHTGEKPYHCSDCGISFINSSHLKVHQRVHTGEKPYNCDVCGKSFVTSGSLASHLQTHTGEKPYHCTDCGTSFGKSKHLKVHQRTHTGEKPYHCADCGKSFAVSGSLKSHRRTHTGEKPYHCSDCGMGLTTSGGLKIHRRTHTGEKPFHCSDCGKRFNQSGQLVLHQRIHTGEKPYHCSDCGMSCTSLGDLKVHLRTHTGEKPFGCDQCGKRFARTGSLAGHKRTHTGEKPFGCDQCGKRFSQSGTLAGHKRKHHTGG, translated from the exons AtgatgctgacgaggcagagaacagtctctccagatcagaacacctcaaaCACCAGCAGAGA tacaccagagaatacacactggagagaaaccttaccACTGTTTGGACTgcggaagagttttactcaggcAAGCAACCTGAAAACACACCAGCGCAGACACCTGGGCCAGAAGCTTCACCACTGTTCAGATTGTGGAAGTAACTTTTCAACATCAAGGGGTTTAGAGCTGCACCAGCGAACACACACAGGTGTGAAACCTTACTACTGCTTCAGCTGTAGTAAAAGTTTTGCTAGATTAGACGGACTGACAGTGCACCAGCGAACACACACAGGTGAGAAGCCttttagctgtgatcagtgtgggaagagatttgctCAGTCAGCACACttgactgtacaccagagaacacacactggagagaaaccataCCACTGCTCAGACTGTGGAATAAGCTTTATTAATTCAAGTCACCTTAAGGTACATCAGagagtacacacaggagagaagccttataacTGTGATGTATGTGGCAAAAGTTTTGTTACATCAGGAAGTCTGGCTTCACACCTTCAAacccacacaggagagaagccttaccattgTACCGACTGTGGGACAAGCTTTGGCAAGTCAAAGCATTTAAAAgtgcaccagagaacacacacaggagagaagccttaccattgTGCCGACTGTGGGAAAAGCTTTGCTGTGTCAGGCAGTTTAAAGTCACAccggagaacacacacaggagagaagccttaccactgctctgaCTGCGGAATGGGCTTAACCACTTCAGGTGGACTTAAAATACAccggagaacacacacaggagaaaaaccATTccactgctctgactgtggaaaaagATTTAATCAGTCTGGGCAGTTGGTTTTACACCAGCGAATACACACTGGCgaaaagccttaccactgctcagACTGTGGGATGAGTTGTACTTCTTTAGGGGATTTAAAAGTGCACCTgcgaacacacactggagagaagccttttggctgtgatcagtgtgggaagaggttCGCTCGGACAGGAAGCCTGGCTGGACAcaagagaacacacactggagagaagccttttggctgtgatcagtgtgggaagaggttCAGTCAGTCAGGAACCCTGGCTGGACACAAGAGGAAACACCACACTGGTGGGTAa